In one window of Balaenoptera musculus isolate JJ_BM4_2016_0621 chromosome 10, mBalMus1.pri.v3, whole genome shotgun sequence DNA:
- the NR4A1 gene encoding nuclear receptor subfamily 4 group A member 1 isoform X1, with protein MGAPALPSRSQPAGARPRKAGAERRARRAGQEMPCIQAQYGTPAPSPGPRDHLTSDPLTPELSKPTMDLASPEAAPAVPTALPSFSTFMDGYTGEFDTFLYPLPGTAQPCSSASSSASSTSSSSATSPASASFKFEDFQVYGCYPGTLSGPLDETLSSSGSDYYGSPCSAPSPSTPSFQPPQLSPWDGSFGPFSPSQTYEGMRAWTEQLPKASGPPQPPTFFSFSPPTGPSPSLAQSPLKLFPSQAAHQLGEGESYSMPTAFPGLVPASSHLDGLGMVDAPVTSAKARSGAPGGSEGRCAVCGDNASCQHYGVRTCEGCKGFFKRTVQKNAKYICLANKDCPVDKRRRNRCQFCRFQKCLAVGMVKEVVRTDSLKGRRGRLPSKPKQPPDASPANLLTSLVRAHLDSGPSTSKLDYSKFQELVLPHFGKEDAGDVQQFYDLLSGSLEVIRKWAEKIPGFAELSPGDQDLLLESAFLELFILRLAYRSKPAEGKLIFCSGLVLHRLQCARGFGDWIDSILAFSRSLHSLVVDVPAFACLSALVLITDRHGLQEPCRVEELQNRIASCLKEHVSAEAGEPQPASCLSRLLGKLPELRTLCTQGLQRIFYLKLEDLVPPPPIVEKIFMDTLPF; from the exons ATGGGCGCTCCTGCGCTGCCGAGCCGCTCCCAGCCGGCGGGGGCGCGACCCCGGAAGGCGGGGGCGGAGAGGCGAGCCAGGCGAGCCGGGCAAG aGATGCCCTGTATCCAAGCCCAGTATGGGACACCAGCACCAAGCCCAGGACCCCGTGACCACCTGACAAGCGACCCCCTGACCCCCGAGCTCAGCAAGCCCACCATGGACCTGGCCAGCCCTGAGGCGGCCCCCGCTGTCCCCACTGCCTTGCCCAGCTTCAGCACCTTCATGGACGGCTACACAGGGGAGTTTGACACCTTTCTCTACCCGCTGCCGGGAACAGCCCAGCCGTGCTCCTCGGCCTCCTCCTCGGcctcctccacatcctcatcatcaGCCACCTCCCCTGCCTCTGCTTCATTCAAGTTTGAAGACTTCCAGGTGTACGGCTGCTACCCCGGCACCCTGAGCGGCCCTCTCGATGAGACCCTGTCCTCCAGCGGCTCTGACTACTATGGCAGTCCCTGCTCAGCCCCATCCCCGTCCACGCCCAGCTTCCAGCCGCCCCAGCTCTCTCCCTGGGACGGCTCCTTCGGCCCCTTCTCGCCCAGCCAGACTTACGAAGGCATGCGGGCATGGACAGAGCAGCTGCCCAAGGCTTCTGGGCCCCCCCAGCCGCCGACCTTCTTTTCCTTCAGCCCTCCCACCGGCCCCAGTCCCAGCCTGGCCCAAAGCCCCCTGAAGCTGTTCCCCTCGCAGGCTGCCCaccagctgggggagggagagagctaTTCCATGCCAACAGCGTTCCCAGGCCTGGTACCTGCTTCTTCACACCTTGATGGCTTGGGGATGGTGGATGCGCCCGTGACCTCAGCCAAGGCCCGGAGTGGGGCTCCGGGTGGAAGCGAGGGCCGCTGTGCTGTGTGTGGGGACAACGCCTCTTGCCAGCATTATGGTGTCCGCACCTGTGAGGGCTGCAAGGGCTTCTTCAAG CGCACAGTGCAGAAAAATGCCAAGTACATCTGCCTGGCTAACAAGGACTGCCCTGTGGACAAGAGACGGCGAAACCGCTGCCAGTTCTGTCGCTTCCAGAAGTGCCTGGCTGTGGGCATGGTGAAGGAAG TTGTCCGGacagacagcctgaaggggcggCGGGGTCGGCTCCCTTCAAAGCCCAAGCAGCCCCCGGATGCCTCCCCTGCTAATCTCCTCACCTCCCTGGTCCGGGCACACCTGGACTCAGGGCCCAGCACTTCCAAACTGGACTACTCCAAG TTCCAGGAGCTGGTGCTGCCCCACTTCGGGAAGGAGGATGCCGGGGACGTGCAGCAGTTCTACGACCTGCTCTCGGGTTCCCTGGAGGTTATCCGCAAGTGGGCTGAGAAGATCCCCGGCTTTGCCGAGCTGTCCCCCGGGGACCAGGACTTGCTGCTGGAGTCGGCCTTCCTGGAGCTCTTCATCCTCCGCCTGGCCTACCG GTCTAAGCCGGCTGAGGGGAAGCTCATCTTCTGCTCGGGCCTGGTGCTGCACCGGCTGCAGTGTGCCCGCGGCTTCGGGGACTGGATCGACAGCATCCTGGCCTTCTCTCGCTCCCTGCACAGCCTGGTCGTCGATGTCCCTGCCTTTGCCTGCCTCTCTGCGCTCGTCCTCATCACAG ACCGGCACGGGCTGCAGGAGCCTTGCAGGGTAGAGGAGCTGCAGAACCGCATCGCCAGCTGCCTGAAGGAGCACGTCTCGGCCGAGGCAGGCGAGCCTCAGCCGGCCAGCTGCCTGTCACGCCTGCTGGGCAAGCTGCCTGAGCTGCGGACTCTGTGCACCCAGGGCCTGCAGCGCATCTTCTACCTCAAGCTGGAGGACTTGGTGCCCCCTCCGCCCATCGTCGAGAAGATCTTTATGGACACACTGCCCTTCTGA
- the NR4A1 gene encoding nuclear receptor subfamily 4 group A member 1 isoform X2 produces the protein MPCIQAQYGTPAPSPGPRDHLTSDPLTPELSKPTMDLASPEAAPAVPTALPSFSTFMDGYTGEFDTFLYPLPGTAQPCSSASSSASSTSSSSATSPASASFKFEDFQVYGCYPGTLSGPLDETLSSSGSDYYGSPCSAPSPSTPSFQPPQLSPWDGSFGPFSPSQTYEGMRAWTEQLPKASGPPQPPTFFSFSPPTGPSPSLAQSPLKLFPSQAAHQLGEGESYSMPTAFPGLVPASSHLDGLGMVDAPVTSAKARSGAPGGSEGRCAVCGDNASCQHYGVRTCEGCKGFFKRTVQKNAKYICLANKDCPVDKRRRNRCQFCRFQKCLAVGMVKEVVRTDSLKGRRGRLPSKPKQPPDASPANLLTSLVRAHLDSGPSTSKLDYSKFQELVLPHFGKEDAGDVQQFYDLLSGSLEVIRKWAEKIPGFAELSPGDQDLLLESAFLELFILRLAYRSKPAEGKLIFCSGLVLHRLQCARGFGDWIDSILAFSRSLHSLVVDVPAFACLSALVLITDRHGLQEPCRVEELQNRIASCLKEHVSAEAGEPQPASCLSRLLGKLPELRTLCTQGLQRIFYLKLEDLVPPPPIVEKIFMDTLPF, from the exons ATGCCCTGTATCCAAGCCCAGTATGGGACACCAGCACCAAGCCCAGGACCCCGTGACCACCTGACAAGCGACCCCCTGACCCCCGAGCTCAGCAAGCCCACCATGGACCTGGCCAGCCCTGAGGCGGCCCCCGCTGTCCCCACTGCCTTGCCCAGCTTCAGCACCTTCATGGACGGCTACACAGGGGAGTTTGACACCTTTCTCTACCCGCTGCCGGGAACAGCCCAGCCGTGCTCCTCGGCCTCCTCCTCGGcctcctccacatcctcatcatcaGCCACCTCCCCTGCCTCTGCTTCATTCAAGTTTGAAGACTTCCAGGTGTACGGCTGCTACCCCGGCACCCTGAGCGGCCCTCTCGATGAGACCCTGTCCTCCAGCGGCTCTGACTACTATGGCAGTCCCTGCTCAGCCCCATCCCCGTCCACGCCCAGCTTCCAGCCGCCCCAGCTCTCTCCCTGGGACGGCTCCTTCGGCCCCTTCTCGCCCAGCCAGACTTACGAAGGCATGCGGGCATGGACAGAGCAGCTGCCCAAGGCTTCTGGGCCCCCCCAGCCGCCGACCTTCTTTTCCTTCAGCCCTCCCACCGGCCCCAGTCCCAGCCTGGCCCAAAGCCCCCTGAAGCTGTTCCCCTCGCAGGCTGCCCaccagctgggggagggagagagctaTTCCATGCCAACAGCGTTCCCAGGCCTGGTACCTGCTTCTTCACACCTTGATGGCTTGGGGATGGTGGATGCGCCCGTGACCTCAGCCAAGGCCCGGAGTGGGGCTCCGGGTGGAAGCGAGGGCCGCTGTGCTGTGTGTGGGGACAACGCCTCTTGCCAGCATTATGGTGTCCGCACCTGTGAGGGCTGCAAGGGCTTCTTCAAG CGCACAGTGCAGAAAAATGCCAAGTACATCTGCCTGGCTAACAAGGACTGCCCTGTGGACAAGAGACGGCGAAACCGCTGCCAGTTCTGTCGCTTCCAGAAGTGCCTGGCTGTGGGCATGGTGAAGGAAG TTGTCCGGacagacagcctgaaggggcggCGGGGTCGGCTCCCTTCAAAGCCCAAGCAGCCCCCGGATGCCTCCCCTGCTAATCTCCTCACCTCCCTGGTCCGGGCACACCTGGACTCAGGGCCCAGCACTTCCAAACTGGACTACTCCAAG TTCCAGGAGCTGGTGCTGCCCCACTTCGGGAAGGAGGATGCCGGGGACGTGCAGCAGTTCTACGACCTGCTCTCGGGTTCCCTGGAGGTTATCCGCAAGTGGGCTGAGAAGATCCCCGGCTTTGCCGAGCTGTCCCCCGGGGACCAGGACTTGCTGCTGGAGTCGGCCTTCCTGGAGCTCTTCATCCTCCGCCTGGCCTACCG GTCTAAGCCGGCTGAGGGGAAGCTCATCTTCTGCTCGGGCCTGGTGCTGCACCGGCTGCAGTGTGCCCGCGGCTTCGGGGACTGGATCGACAGCATCCTGGCCTTCTCTCGCTCCCTGCACAGCCTGGTCGTCGATGTCCCTGCCTTTGCCTGCCTCTCTGCGCTCGTCCTCATCACAG ACCGGCACGGGCTGCAGGAGCCTTGCAGGGTAGAGGAGCTGCAGAACCGCATCGCCAGCTGCCTGAAGGAGCACGTCTCGGCCGAGGCAGGCGAGCCTCAGCCGGCCAGCTGCCTGTCACGCCTGCTGGGCAAGCTGCCTGAGCTGCGGACTCTGTGCACCCAGGGCCTGCAGCGCATCTTCTACCTCAAGCTGGAGGACTTGGTGCCCCCTCCGCCCATCGTCGAGAAGATCTTTATGGACACACTGCCCTTCTGA